The window CATGGCTTGTCCTCCTGCTGGCGGTGCTGCTCATTGCGCGTCTTTGCCGTCGAACTTGCGTTGTTCGAAGCGATCGCCGCGCAGGATCTCCACCACCTCGCCGCGCGCGGACGCGGGTGCAGGCGGGGGCGCCACGGCGACGTGAACCGCTGGGCGGGCGACCCGAGCGATGGGGCGCTCGTCGCTCTTGGTCTTGGCTGGTTCGGACGGGCGCGGGCGAGCGGTGCCCATCAGCGCGGTCGGCGCGATCCCGGCGGTGGCTGGCTCGGTCTTGTCCGCCTGGCCGCGCAAGGTCAGCAGCAACTTTCCTTGCGCCGAGGCCAGCGCCAGCGCCTCGGACTGGTCCGTGGTGACCAGCAAGGTCGCGACGGTCACCGGCAGAACCTTGTTCCGCTTCTGATCGTCCACTTCGATCTCCTTGCCCACCGCCAGGACCCGCACGTTCTGCAGGATCACCTTCGACGCGGTCTCGCCGCCCTGTTCGGGCCGCATTGTCACGATGACGTCGACGCGATCCTCCGGGTGAATGAAGCCCGCCACACCCACCACGTCATCCACCCGTACGGCGGCGGCACGCATGCTCTCTGGAATCAACGCTGCCAGACCGCTGCCCGCCGCCCGATCGGCCAGCTTGGTGTCCAAAAACGCCTCGCTCCTGAACATCTTGGCAACCAGCACTCGCCCCACCAGTTCCTTCGGATCGCCGAAGGTCCCTTCCGGACGGGCGCCGCTGGGCCAGGCCATGACCTTCAGGTGCTCGGGCTGCAGCGTGGTGGCCAGCGGCAGATCCATGGTCGCCACCACCACCGCGGACATCGCCGGGCCGGCGGCCGAATGGCTGTCCACATAGGATTTCAGCAGCGCCGCCACCGAGATGCCCGCGACCAGCGCGAACACTCCGAAGCCCAGGGCACGGGAGGCAGAACGCTGGCTGCCGGCTTCGCGGCGACTTTTGGAATTCGTCGAGATGATGTCGTCGATGGCCACAGCAAACTCCTTCTTCTTTGGTCTTGGGCTGAGGACAGAAAACCTGGCGCGCGCTCTACTGCCAGCGCATCACGGCGGTCGCGACCGCGCTGGCCGGCATCACTGGCTTCAAAAACCCGGTCAGCGAACCGACCGGATAAGTGATCGTCACCGTGATGGCGCTGCCGGTGGATGAAGCGACGACACCGGTCGCGGACAAATGAACGTTGGTCAGGTAAAGGTTGCTGGCCGCTTCGGCGGCGTCTTCGGCCTGGCCGTTACTAGAGACGGGAGGTGGCGCAAGCAAGGTGCCGGCTCGTGCACCCTCGCGGGCGGCGTTGGTGACGATTTGATCAATGAAGAAGAACCAGCCCCAATCGATCGCGCCCAGCACGAGAGTCAGGAAGAGCGGCAATACCAGCGCGAACTCGACTGCGGCCACGCCACGCTGCCGATTGCGCCGCCCAAAGTTCGGTACCTTCTTCATCGTTGTTACCTCCACCAAAGCAGAAGCAACGCCGCGGTGGCCGCCGCCGCCCCGAAGGGAACCGAGACCCGACCGTCACCGCCACGGATGGGGACATCGGGAAGACCAACCCGCAGCCAGACCAGCTGAAGGTTCTGCGCCACGTCGCGCCGGGCGCGCGCCGACGATTGGAGAAAAGAAAACAGCGCTGCCAATCCACCGGCGACAGCCGCGTACAAATAAAAATTGAGCAGCGATGGCAGCCCGATCCAGATGGCGGCAGAGAGGACGGCCTTGACGTCGCCGCCACCCAGCCGACCTTTCGACCAGGGCGACCAGAGAACAGCCAGAGTGATTGCCGCGGCGGCCGCCCCACTCAGCAGAGCGGAACCGCCGTGGCAAAAGACCTGCGCCGAAAGGCCGGTCAGGGCCAACGAGGCATTGACCCAGTTGGGAATGCGCCGCCTCGCGATGTCCCAGCCCGCGACCACGAGCAGGAGAGTCGAGGCAATGAGAAGAGACTGGATTGGGTACATGGGCGAGGCGGCTTTCTTTTTTGAGCGGCGGACTACTTCACATCTTGCCCAGAGCGGTCGAGGTCTCGGTGAATTTGGCCGAAACTGCCGTGCTGAGAGCGGTGACGGCGACAATGATCGCCACGGCAATACCGGCCACCATCAGGGCGTACTCGACGGCGGTGGGGGCTTCTTCGTCCTGCAACAGTTTCGCAATTTGGTTGAGCATCGGACCTCTCCTTGTTCGAGCCCGCCCCGGCGGCGCTGACCATCAGACGCCTGGGAGCGAGCTTTGAACCGTATCTGAACAGTATTGCAAATTACTGTTTGCTAGAGGTGTGCCAGCGCAGGATCCACACGTTTCCCGACAGACGGCCCCGTGTTTTCGGGCTAACCGGGGTGAAGGTGAGAGGGCGATCGCGTCACAACAGTACGAAAGCGGACACCTCTCTGTACCGTTCAGTACGCGTCGGCGTAATGAGTTACGAAAATAATCAAGGCTCGTCGCGTTGTTTATCGAAGCGGTGTTTGACGCAGATGCCTGTCGCACTGTCCGGTAATTTACCGGCAGAAGCGTATTTCAGATTGATAGACGCTACTTGTTTTGTGTAATTTAACGCACGTATTTGAGTACAAATACACTGAACAACCACAACTATCACGGAGGTCCGACATGAGGAAAGTGAGTCAATGGCTGGCGATTCTATTTGTAACGGCCGTTACTGGTTCAGCGATGGCGGCTGCCACCGTCGAAACCGTAAAGGTCAAGGACCAGTCCCTGCTGGCCTCATTCTCCGACAACTCGAACGGCGCCTGCGGCGCCGGCACCATCAGTTCATCTGTCGACGTGCAATGGAACAGTTCGCTCATCAAGAGTGACGGCACGACGATGATCCAATCAGCCATCCTCGTTTCGGTTAACTACGTCAACCTCTGTACTGGTGACGAACTCACGATGTCGGGTTTCATCGGGGGCGCGAACGGCAGCGTCGCCACCGACCTTGCCAGCGGTCATGTTGACGCCGTGGTTCCAGTGATGACGATGCCCGATCCCGACACCGGATCGTTCGTCTCGGGCACGGTCAAACTCAGCCTGAACTTCACGGCCACCGGCTCGGCGACGACGATCCGCAACCGGTCGCACTCGCGCGATGGCGGCGTCATTACAATCAGTAACTTCACCACCTCCAGCCGTCCCGCCGTGGCAACCGGCACCTGCACTGCCACTCTGCCTTTGATCGGCGGCCCCACGACCGTGGACCTGCTCGGTGGCCAGCAATCGTTCAGCGCCCAGATCGGCAAGGACGCCAACGGCAACCTGACGATCATCACCAACGCGCACTAAGGCGCCGGCCCACCAGCGTCGATTCGCTAGATGTTTCGGCGAGTCGACGCTGGAGGAGGGGCTCTCGCGGTACATCTTTCGCGGCAGGGAGTGCCCTTGCGGCGGGGCCACCTGCTGCGAAATTTGGCTGAGCGGAAGCTCGGTCAACGAGCTCAAAAGCCTCTTCGACAGGGGCGCCAAACCCATTTTCTTCGACGTTCGTACGGCCACCGCAGCTGTCCCAGCGAGGCGTCCGCTGTCCGCTGCACGCATTGCGCGACTGCTGATGGATCGAGGCGTACGGTCGGGCCGTCCGCTGGCCGGTGGCCGGCAAGCCTGGATCGACGCCGGGTTCAACGCAGATACAGAGTGAGGCCCAGGCCAAACGAAGCGAACGGACAAACACCGCTCGAAATGCGGGTCAAAGAATTACGTAGGGACTGAAGATTTGCACGGGAGACCCGTCAAGCGCCTTGATTAACTCTGGGGTTGCCGTCGCGCAGACCACGCTGGATCCAGTGCACGTCTTGAGGAGGGCATCCATCAGTCCGCCGACATTGTTGGCGTGCTCCAGGAGAGCTGGCAGGTCACGATATCTTTCGAGGACGAGGCACTCAGTCTGATCTTTGTTCAAGTACAACTCATATTGCAGCGTTCCGGTATCTTTCGTCCGAACCACTTGCATGAATTGAGACGCAACACGCTTGAACTCCTCGAGCTTGCCGTCATGAATCTTCAGTCTGCCTATCCCCTGGAGCTCGGTCATTGTTTTGTCTCAGAGCGAAGGAGATTTCAGCGCCCCAGTAAGCACGTCGCGGAGAGGCTTGGGCGGCCGGCCGCCAAGGCGCTCGACGTCGCCGGTCACAATGTCGAACGCCCCCGCAGCGAAGCTCGCCTGGATGCTGATGACGATGTTCATGACCTCCGCCGGCAGACCCGCTTTCAACATTCCGGCGCGCAGTTTCTCTTCCGTGAGGACCAGGAACGCGAGCGGCCGGCCAGTGAGTTCGGCGATGAGGGCCGCGCGCTGCGCACCCGACAGGCGCTCGGAGCCGGTCGCGTTGTAGATCGCGCCTGCATGGCCGTCGCCGATCAGGATTCCGGCTGCGGCGGCCGCCACATCACCGCGCGCGACGAAGGCGACCCGGTTCTCGCCGAGGCCGGTCAGCACGCCCTGGTCCAGCGACGCCTTCGCCTGCTGCACGAGACCTTCGGCATAGTAGTTCATGCGCAGGATGGTCCACGTCGGCGCCTTGGCCATAAGATGTTGCTCGCCCCGCCAGTAGGAAGCGCTGAGCGCCGGCTCTTCCTCTTGCCGCGCGCCCGCGGTCGACATGAAGACGACATGCTTGACGCCTGCCCTCACGGCCGCGTCGATGGCGGCGACGTTCTGCGCCGCGCGCTTTCCGGGTTCCAGGGTCGGGATGATGAGCAGACGATCGAGATCCGCATAAGCCTCGGCAAGACTTTCGGGCCGGTTGTAATCCCCAAATCGTCCCTGAGCCGGTCCAGAGACGGTTTCAGGCGTGCGCGTGATAGCCACGACCTCGCGCCCGTCGCGACGCTGCAGCAGCTCCGAAACGACGGCTTTGCCCAGATGGCCGCTGGCGCCGCTGACGCCGATCTTCACGTCGACCTCCCGCCTTGCAGCAGTGCCTTCCAGTCCAGCGTCTTCACCCATGACTCGAAGTCCTGAAAGGCCACGTCGGGAAACTCACGGCGGAGCGCGGGGAGATCCACCGTGTAACCGACGCGGTCTAACCATTCGGCCATCTTGACGCCATCCTCGCCCATGCGCTGGCGGATGACATCGAGCGGAATCTGGTAATAGGAGAAGGGACGGCCGGTGACGCGCGAGAGAATGGCGACCACGTCATTCCCCGTCAGCTCGTCGCCGGCGAGGTCGAAGCGCTTGCCGGCGAAGCGACCGGCGTCCTCGAGGACGGCGACGGCGACTGCCCCGATGTCCGCGACGGCGATTTGCGC is drawn from Polyangia bacterium and contains these coding sequences:
- the cpaB gene encoding Flp pilus assembly protein CpaB; protein product: MAIDDIISTNSKSRREAGSQRSASRALGFGVFALVAGISVAALLKSYVDSHSAAGPAMSAVVVATMDLPLATTLQPEHLKVMAWPSGARPEGTFGDPKELVGRVLVAKMFRSEAFLDTKLADRAAGSGLAALIPESMRAAAVRVDDVVGVAGFIHPEDRVDVIVTMRPEQGGETASKVILQNVRVLAVGKEIEVDDQKRNKVLPVTVATLLVTTDQSEALALASAQGKLLLTLRGQADKTEPATAGIAPTALMGTARPRPSEPAKTKSDERPIARVARPAVHVAVAPPPAPASARGEVVEILRGDRFEQRKFDGKDAQ
- a CDS encoding TadE/TadG family type IV pilus assembly protein, whose protein sequence is MKKVPNFGRRNRQRGVAAVEFALVLPLFLTLVLGAIDWGWFFFIDQIVTNAAREGARAGTLLAPPPVSSNGQAEDAAEAASNLYLTNVHLSATGVVASSTGSAITVTITYPVGSLTGFLKPVMPASAVATAVMRWQ
- a CDS encoding A24 family peptidase; the encoded protein is MYPIQSLLIASTLLLVVAGWDIARRRIPNWVNASLALTGLSAQVFCHGGSALLSGAAAAAITLAVLWSPWSKGRLGGGDVKAVLSAAIWIGLPSLLNFYLYAAVAGGLAALFSFLQSSARARRDVAQNLQLVWLRVGLPDVPIRGGDGRVSVPFGAAAATAALLLLWWR
- a CDS encoding Flp family type IVb pilin translates to MLNQIAKLLQDEEAPTAVEYALMVAGIAVAIIVAVTALSTAVSAKFTETSTALGKM
- a CDS encoding antibiotic biosynthesis monooxygenase, coding for MTELQGIGRLKIHDGKLEEFKRVASQFMQVVRTKDTGTLQYELYLNKDQTECLVLERYRDLPALLEHANNVGGLMDALLKTCTGSSVVCATATPELIKALDGSPVQIFSPYVIL
- a CDS encoding SDR family oxidoreductase — encoded protein: MKIGVSGASGHLGKAVVSELLQRRDGREVVAITRTPETVSGPAQGRFGDYNRPESLAEAYADLDRLLIIPTLEPGKRAAQNVAAIDAAVRAGVKHVVFMSTAGARQEEEPALSASYWRGEQHLMAKAPTWTILRMNYYAEGLVQQAKASLDQGVLTGLGENRVAFVARGDVAAAAAGILIGDGHAGAIYNATGSERLSGAQRAALIAELTGRPLAFLVLTEEKLRAGMLKAGLPAEVMNIVISIQASFAAGAFDIVTGDVERLGGRPPKPLRDVLTGALKSPSL